In Nostoc sp. CENA543, a single genomic region encodes these proteins:
- a CDS encoding TIGR04376 family protein gives MGLFDDFSRFLENRLEEFLRNNPHLELEALLEQLRQQEEDTLKLIADLQLQEKRSQEDILSTAQEIQRWHIRVQKAKNGGRQDLAAAAQDREAALLREGNQLWGHMQGLKERIAQSQELLHKIQVRRQEVKTKAAEAQTARAKAQTQQRIETGGWWNQPSTSSSSFDDLEEKFRRWETEDELEQMKRNLGK, from the coding sequence GTGGGCTTATTTGATGATTTTAGTCGGTTTCTGGAAAACCGTTTAGAGGAATTCTTGCGTAATAATCCGCATTTGGAATTAGAAGCGTTGTTAGAACAGCTGCGGCAGCAAGAGGAAGATACATTAAAGTTAATTGCAGATTTACAATTACAAGAGAAGCGATCGCAAGAAGATATTCTCTCCACCGCCCAAGAAATTCAACGTTGGCACATCCGTGTCCAAAAAGCCAAAAACGGTGGTAGACAAGATTTAGCCGCCGCCGCCCAAGACAGAGAAGCCGCCCTACTGCGTGAAGGCAATCAGCTTTGGGGACATATGCAAGGGCTAAAAGAACGCATCGCCCAATCCCAAGAACTTTTACATAAAATCCAGGTGCGACGACAGGAAGTCAAAACCAAAGCCGCCGAAGCCCAAACAGCACGCGCTAAAGCCCAAACCCAACAGCGTATAGAAACAGGTGGTTGGTGGAATCAACCTAGCACCTCTAGCAGTAGTTTTGATGACTTAGAAGAAAAGTTCCGCCGTTGGGAAACTGAAGATGAATTAGAACAGATGAAGCGCAATTTAGGAAAATAA
- a CDS encoding DUF1349 domain-containing protein: MTQMKWYNEPPTWNQRVESISVNAGAKTDFWQKTHYNFIRDNGNFYYQEVKGNFTVEVKIIGDYQTLYDQAGLMIRENENTWLKCGIEYVEGVQNVSAVVTRDYSDWSVVPFSKQLVALWLRVQRRSETVEVQYSLDSENYQMLRLAYLTHAETLQVGIMCASHREKVFQLFLKISKLLNHSSITKYRSS, from the coding sequence ATGACTCAAATGAAATGGTACAACGAACCTCCCACCTGGAATCAACGAGTAGAATCTATTTCTGTAAATGCAGGAGCGAAAACCGATTTCTGGCAAAAGACTCACTATAATTTCATCCGTGATAATGGCAACTTTTACTATCAGGAAGTCAAGGGAAATTTTACAGTTGAGGTCAAAATTATCGGAGATTATCAGACTTTATATGACCAAGCCGGATTGATGATTCGGGAAAACGAAAATACTTGGCTCAAATGCGGGATTGAGTATGTTGAAGGTGTGCAGAATGTCAGTGCTGTAGTCACCAGAGATTATTCAGATTGGTCGGTAGTCCCTTTTTCAAAACAATTAGTTGCTTTATGGTTGCGGGTACAGCGTCGCTCAGAAACAGTCGAAGTGCAATACTCTCTAGATTCTGAAAATTATCAAATGCTGCGACTGGCATATCTTACCCATGCTGAAACATTACAAGTGGGAATAATGTGTGCTTCCCACAGGGAGAAGGTTTTTCAGTTGTTTTTGAAAATTTCAAAATTACTCAACCATAGCAGCATTACCAAGTACAGGAGTTCATAA